The following DNA comes from Brassica oleracea var. oleracea cultivar TO1000 chromosome C5, BOL, whole genome shotgun sequence.
ATCACTTAAAATACTTATCAAGTTCTTGTTTCTTGCATTAACAAAAGTTGCATCTAAAATTTCAAAACAACAACTAAATTAGTGTCTTTCTATTTTTAAAGTTTTATCTCCAAACCTATTAATAGTTTAATATTTTAAAATTAAAAAAAAACAGTGAAGTTAAAATATATTTTAAATATAAAAACTTAAACAATGAATAATTTATTTATTTTTCATCCAAATTTAAATATACAAACCCGACCCAAAATATCCAAACTCGAACATAAAATACCTGAACCAGACTCAAAGTTTAGAAATACCCGAACGGGTTCTATACCTTTATACTGAAATATCTGATACAAACCCGAATGTGTATCCGAACGCCCACCCCTATGATATATTATCATTTGTATCTTGCTTGAACAAAAAAAAATGTTAAATCATTGATCACAATTTTTTTAATGTGAGACTTTTACCATTTTTAGTAATTTATAGTCGTTTTTTAAAATTCAAATATAACATAAAATAAAAAATCTAATTGTTTTTATTATATGCTTAATGTGATTGTTTAATTTCTTTTAATAGTATAAAATTCACTACAAGAAAACATAATCTTAACGAGGGCGGTTTTCCTCGCTAATTCGTCGTAAAAAAGGCTTTACGACGAATTAGCGAGGAAACGCGTTTGCTCGTTACACGTCTGTCGTAACACATATTTCCTCGCTAATTCGTCGTAACTTAGCGAGGAATATATTTCGTCGTAAAGACGAAGTAGGACGATTCGTCGTAAAGACCACGTCAATATTCCACGTAAGGACGTCGCTATAATACCTCGTAAATACCTCGAAATGTTGTTGTCGCATGTTCCTCAACATGGACTCCCATTCCGGATTTGTGGCCGCAATAACGTCCAAGAAGCCATCGACTCCACCCATACGAGATTTTGACGCGGTCAACTCGTTACGCAGCTGAGCGGACTCTCTACGCAACTCAGTGACTTCATCAACCCGTCGCTGATCATAAGACGATGTCGCTCTCAGAACATCGTTGACGGAACCAATCCCCAACGTCCGTCCCTTTTTTTTAGGGACAACCTTAANNNNNNNNNNNNNNNNNNNNNNNNNNNNNNNNNNNNNNNNNNNNNNNNNNNNNNNNNNNNNNNNNNNNNNNNNNNNNNNNNNNNNNNNNNNNNNNNNNNNNNNNNNNNNNNNNNNNNNNNNNNNNNNNNNNNNNNNNNNNNNNNNNNNNNNNNNNNNNNNNNNNNNNNNNNAAATCTTATCCACTTCAAGTGTGGATAAGGTGACGGGTAATCCGTCGGTAGACTGCTGGGTCAGCTGAGTCTGGCGGTCTTCAACCCGAGCAACTACGTCATTGTAGATTTGCTCGGACTTGCCATCTACAAATACGCCCGCCTTGTTGTTGTGGGTCCTCTCGTAAAGTTCCGTAAGAGACGGTAGATGTCCCGTCTCTTTGGCCTAAAAAACAGTTAAGAAAGTTAGAATAAATTAATATATGTATTAAAAAAATTATTTAATAAAATATTTAATTACCATTTCCAAACGGACACCGGCNNNNNNNNNNNNNNNNNNNNNNNNNNNNNNNNNNNNNNNNNNNNNNNNNNNNNNNNNNNNNNNNNNNNNNNNNNNNNNNNNNNNNNNNNNNNNNNNNNNNNNNNNNNNNNNNNNNNNNNNNNNNNNNNNNNNNNNNNNNNNNNNNNNNNNNNNNNNNNNNNNNNNNNNNNNNNNNNNNNNNNNNNNNNNNNNNNNNNNNNNNNNNNNNNNNNNNNNNNNNNNNNNNNNNNNNNNNNNNNNNNNNNNNNNNNNNNNNNNNNNNNNNNNNNNNNNNNNNNNNNNNNNNNNNNNNNNNNNNNNNNNNNNNNNNNNNNNNNNNNNNNNNNNNNNNNNNNNNNNNNNNNNNNNNNNNNNNNNNNNNNNNNNNNNNNNNNNNNNNNNNNNNNNNNNNNNNNNNNNNNNNNNNNNNNNNNNNNNNNNNNNNNNNNNNNNNNNNNNNNNNNNNNNNNNNNNNNNNNNNNNNNNNNNNNNNNNNNNNNNNNNNNNNNNNNNNNNNNNNNNNNNNNNNNNNNNNNNNNNNNNNNNNNNNNNNNNNNNNNNNNNNNNNNNNNNNNNNNNNNNNNNNNNNNNNNNNNNNNNNNNNNNNNNNNNNNNNNNNNNNNNNNNNNNNNNNNNNNNNNNNNNNNNNNNNNNNNNNNNNNNNNNNNNNNNNNNNNNNNNNNNNNNNNNNNNNNNNNNNNNNNNNNNNNNNNNNNNNNNNNNNNNNNNNNNNNNNNNNNNNNNNNNNNNNNNNNNNNNNNNNNNNNNNNNNNNNNNNNNNNNNNNNNNNNNNNNNNNNNNNNNNNNNNNNNNNNNNNNNNNNNNNNNNNNNNNNNNNNNNNNNNNNNNNNNNNNNNNNNNNNNNNNNNNNNNNNNNNNNNNNNNNNNNNNNNNNNNNNNNNNNNNNNNNNNNNNNNNNNNNNNNNNNNNNNNNNNNNNNNNNNNNNNNNNNNNNNNNNNNNNNNNNNNNNNNNNNNNNNNNNNNNNNNNNNNNNNNNNNNNNNNNNNNNNNNNNNNNNNNNNNNNNNNNNNNNNNNNNNNNNNNNNNNNNNNNNNNNNNNNNNNNNNNNNNNNNNNNNNNNNNNNNNNNNNNNNNNNNNNNNNNNNNNNNNNNNNNNNNNNNNNNNNNNNNNNNNNNNNNNNNNNNNNNNNNNNNNNNNNNNNNNNNNNNNNNNNNNNNNNNNNNNNNNNNNNNNNNNNNNNNNNNNNNNNNNNNNNNNNNNNNNNNNNNNNNNNNNNNNNNNNNNNNNNNNNNNNNNNNNNNNNNNNNNNNNNNNNNNNNNNNNNNNNNNNNNNNNNNNNNNNNNNNNNNNNNNNNNNNNNNNNNNNNNNNNNNNNNNNNNNNNNNNNNNNNNNNNNNNNNNNNNNNNNNNNNNNNNNNNNNNNNNNNNNNNNNNNNNNNNNNNNNNNNNNNNNNNNNNNNNNNNNNNNNNNNNNNNNNNNNNNNNNNNNNNNNNNNNNNNNNNNNNNNNNNNNNNNNNNNNNNNNNNNNNNNNNNNNNNNNNNNNNNNNNNNNNNNNNNNNNNNNNNNNNNNNNNNNNNNNNNNNNNNNNNNNNNNNNNNNNNNNNNNNNNNNNNNNNNNNNNNNNNNNNNNNNNNNNNNNNNNNNNNNNNNNNNNNNNNNNNNNNNNNNNNNNNNNNNNNNNNNNNNNNNNNNNNNNNNNNNNNNNNNNNNNNNNNNNNNNNNNNNNNNNNNNNNNNNNNNNNNNNNTCATATATTCCAAACCCCAAACCCGAAACCCCAAACCCGAAACCCAAAACCCCAACCCCGAAACCCGAAACCCGAAACCTCATACCCGAAACCTCGAACCCCAACCCCCAAACCCGAAACCCGAAAGCCCAAACCTGAAACCCGAAACCCAAACCCCCATCTTTAATTTTCTACTTCATATATTCCAAACCCCATATTTAATTTTAAGTTTCGTCGTTATTTTTAACGAGTGTTATGGTTAAATCCCTAGAACCCCAAACCCGAAACCCGAAACCCGAAACCCGAAATCCAAAACCCGAAACCCGAAACCCCGAACCCCTAAACCCGAAACCCCAAACTCNNNNNNNNNNNNNNNNNNNNNNNNNNNNNNNNNNNNNNNNNNNNNNNNNNNNNNNNNNNNNNNNNNNNNNNNNNNNNNNNNNNNNNNNNNNNNNNNNNNNNNNNNNNNNNNNNNNNNNNNNNNNNNNNNNNNNNNNNNNNNNNNNNNNNNNNNNNNNNNNNNNNNNNNNNNNNNNNNNNNNNNNNNNNNNNNNNNNNNNNNNNNNNNNNNNNNNNNNNNNNNNNNNNNNNNNNNNNNNNNNNNNNNNNNNNNNNNNNNNNNNNNNNNNNNNNNNNNNNNNNNNNNNNNNNNNNNNNNNNNNNNNNNNNNNNNNNNNNNNNNNNNNNNNNNNNNNNNNNNNNNNNNNNNNNNNNNNNNNNNNNNNNNNNNNNNNNNNNNNNNNNNNNNNNNNNNNNNNNNNNNNNNNNNNNNNNNNNNNNNNNNNNNNNNNNNNNNNNNNNNNNNNNNNNNNNNNNNNNNNNNNNNNNNNNNNNNNNNNNNNNNNNNNNNNNNNNNNNNNNNNNNNNNNNNNNNNNNNNNNNNNNNNNNNNNNNNNNNNNNNNNNNNNNNNNNNNNNNNNNNNNNNNNNNNNNNNNNNNNNNNNNNNNNNNNNNNNNNNNNNNNNNNNNNNNNNNNNNNNNNNNNNNNNNNNNNNNNNNNNNNNNNNNNNNNNNNNNNNNNNNNNNNNNNNNNNNNNNNNNNNNNNNNNNNNNNNNNNNNNNNNNNNNNNNNNNNNNNNNNNNNNNNNNNNNNNNNNNNNNNNNNNNNNNNNNNNNNNNNNNNNNNNNNNNNNNNNNNNNNNNNNNNNNNNNNNNNNNNNNNNNNNNNNNNNNNNNNNNNNNNNNNNNNNNNNNNNNNNNNNNNNNNNNNNNNNNNNNNNNNNNNNNNNNNNNNNNNNNNNNNNNNNNNNNNNNNNNNNNNNNNNNNNNNNNNNNNNNNNNNNNNNNNNNNNNNNNNNNNNNNNNNNNNNNNNNNNNNNNNNNNNNNNNNNNNNNNNNNNNNNNNNNNNNNNNNNNNNNNNNNNNNNNNNNNNNNNNNNNNNNNNNNNNNNNNNNNNNNNNNNNNNNNNNNNNNNNNNNNNNNNNNNNNNNNNNNNNNNNNNNNNNNNNNNNNNNNNNNNNNNNNNNNNNNNNNNNNNNNNNNNNNNNNNNNNNNNNNNNNNNNNNNNNNNNNNNNNNNNNNNNNNNNNNNNNNNNNNNNNNNNNNNNNNNNNNNNNNNNNNNNNNNNNNNNNNNNNNNNNNNNNNNNNNNNNNNNNNNNNNNNNNNNNNNNNNNNNNNNNNNNNNNNNNNNNNNNNNNNNNNNNNNNNNNNNNNNNNNNNNNNNNNNNNNNNNNNNNNNNNNNNNNNNNNNNNNNNNNNNNNNNNNNNNNNNNNNNNNNNNNNNNNNNNNNNNNNNNNNNNNNNNNNNNNNNNNNNNNNNNNNNNNNNNNNNNNNNNNNNNNNNNNNNNNNNNNNNNNNNNNNNNNNNNNNNNNNNNNNNNNNNNNNNNNNNNNNNNNNNNNNNNNNNNNNNNNNNNNNNNNNNNNNNNNNNNNNNNNNNNNNNNNNNNNNNNNNNNNNNNNNNNNNNNNNNNNNNNNNNNNNNNNNNNNNNNNNNNNNNNNNNNNNNNNNNNNNNNNNNNNNNNNNNNNNNNNNNNNNNNNNNNNNNNNNNNNNNNNNNNNNNNNNNNNNNNNNNNNNNNNNNNNNNNNNNNNNNNNNNNNNNNNNNNNNNNNNNNNNNNNNNNNNNNNNNNNNNNNNNNNNNNNNNNNNNNNNNNNNNNNNNNNNNNNNNNNNNNNNNNNNNNNNNNNNNNNNNNNNNNNNNNNNNNNNNNNNNNNNNNNNNNNNNNNNNNNNNNNNNNNNNNNNNNNNNNNNNNNNNNNNNNNNNNNNNNNNNNNNNNNNNNNNNNNNNNNNNNNNNNNNNNNNNNNNNNNNNNNNNNNNNNNNNNNNNNNNNNNNNNNNNNNNNNNNNNNNNNNNNNNNNNNNNNNNNNNNNNNNNNNNNNNNNNNNNNNNNNNNNNNNNNNNNNNNNNNNNNNNNNNNNNNNNNNNNNNNNNNNNNNNNNNNNNNNNNNNNNNNNNNNNNNNNNNNNNNNNNNNNNNNNNNNNNNNNNNNNNNNNNNNNNNNNNNNNNNNNNNNNNNNNNNNNNNNNNNNNNNNNNNNNNNNNNNNNNNNNNNNNNNNNNNNNNNNNNNNNNNNNNNNNNNNNNNNNNNNNNNNNNNNNNNNNNNNNNNNNNNNNNNNNNNNNNNNNNNNNNNNNNNNNNNNNNNNNNNNNNNNNNNNNNNNNNNNNNNNNNNNNNNNNNNNNNNNNNNNNNNNNNNNNNNNNNNNNNNNNNNNNNNNNNNNNNNNNNNNNNNNNNNNNNNNNNNNNNNNNNNNNNNNNNNNNNNNNNNNNNNNNNNNNNNNNNNNNNNGGTAGTTGTAATTTTGCTATGAATTTACGACGAAAATTAATTAGGTGGGTAAAAAAAACGTGTAAAACCTATGAAGTTGGTGGATTCAAAAATTTCCTCGCTAAATACACGTAAACTATTCCCTCGTAAATACCACGCAAAGTTTACGTCGTATTTACGAGGAAATAGTTTTTCCTCGTAAAATTACATCCACTTTACGACGAAACAATTTTGTTGTTACGTTACGAGGAAATAACGATGACTTTAGTTTTTCACTTAAATTCGTCGTAAACTCGACGCAAATTTACGAGGATTGTTTTTCCTCGTTAATTTTCGTCGTTAATCATGTGTTTTCTTGTAGTGATTAAACAAAAAAGAAAGAGGTTGGAAATTTTTTTTTATCAAATATGTATTATTCATAATCATTAATTGTCATATATGTTAACCATATTAGGTAATTCTGTAGCTTTTATTTAAAGAAAAAAAAATATTATTTTGTACACTATTAATTAATTTGATAGTTAGTTTAATAAAAAACATAGTATATGTTTATATGGACCAACTTATTTTTCTAACAATTATAAGAATTATTTTCGTGATGATACGTGACTACGAAAATATGTTGTAATGTTCCGGTATTAATATACATGGGATACATATATACTTACCATTTTACCGTTAATTGTATTAAACTAAATATTAATGATATGTTGACTTTATTCCCCTACCATAAACCCAACCTTTTGAATTTTTCAAATATTATTTTTCCCATTTCAGCATACCCACGTTTCTTTTCTTTCTCCTGGGTTCAAGTTCCTGTAATTTTTTTCATTTACATATTTTTTTTGTTTTCGTGCACATAAAAGGTTTCTTTTTCGTTTGCTATATCAAATATAGCTAAATCAAAGCAAACTGGAAGAAAATTCTTTAAAAATCAATGAAAAAACAAATGTTTAATTAGATTTGAATTAAAAACCGGGGTTTTCAATAAATCCGGGTCACCGGTTCTTACGGATTTTGGCTGATTTTACCGGTTCAACTCATATCCAGTTTTAGAACTGACCCGAACTCGGCTAGGTGTGGGAGTCACAGTTGAACCAGTCCAACCGGCCGTCCGGTCCGGGTTTCAAAACCTTGGATAGAAGTTTCGCATTGGTGCAGAAAAGAAATTTTAGTAAAGGTGATCAGTTGTTTTTCTGAGCAACCGAAGATAGTAAAAGAACGATTTTTCTGAAGGTTTTTGTTTTTGTTTTAATGAACTTGTATATAAATTTGTTGATGATCGAACTGATCTTAAAGTTTATTTATTTATGTTATAAACTGTTTATGTGAAAGAGGTGGGGAAAAGTGAAAGCGGTGGGGATCGTGGTTTCAAAACGCAAAATGGTGGGATGAAACTTATTGGTGAAATAATTTTGAAGTTTTTAAAATTAGTAGAAAGCAGTTTCCCTGAAAATGGTGGAGTCGTGGCCTCGAGTGAGAATGAAACTTCTCATTTTTAATCCGAGGATATACCTATGACGCATTATTTCTTTTTCCAATTAATCTTGACACACAAAATATATGTAACGGAAAGTAAAACTGAATGGGGTCAAGTCTTTTTCTCTTTATTTTCTATGTATATATTTTTTATTTTTTCTTTGCCAGATGTCAATTTCTGATTACTTGCGCTTTGAAGTTGATATGGTTGAGCGGGAGCAAAACCAACCCTACAGGAGAAGGCTAAATCGCATTGGTATCCCCCGACTTCATTGACTAGTACACTGCTAGTGGCACTGTCTCGGTCGACCCCTCACTGTACAGAATAAACACCAAACATTAGATTTTCCCAAGCATTATCCAAATACATCCAATCTCTGAATACTGGAGCCAACTTATGTACAATCTCTGAGATTAGTTCCAGGATCTGTCACAGATCTATCTGAAACCATGGCCAAGAATCATCAACCAATTCAAACCAAGCCACAAGGTAAAATTATATACCCAAATATAATCTCACTATCCACTACTCTCTCTTAAATTACCTCGATTCCTGATCTATTCGATTCTCAATCTTTGTTATTGTTCTTGATTTCGCAAAAACATTTGTGCATATACCAGTTTATACCAAGCAAGATTTGATCGCACTCGGAAACTCGAACCGGAAACTCAACCATTGGCCAACCATTATCCTCTGCATTATATTCGTCATAACAGGTCAATCCATAGCTAAAATCCTCGAAAACTTTTACTACGACCAAATTGACCACAACGACAACCATCAAAACGACGGCGTTTGGACTCAATCTCTCCTCCAAACCGTTGGATTCCGTCTCCTTCTCCCTTTCTATATATTCACCGCCAAGAAACACAACCAACAGCAATCTCCAACCACTTCCGACCGAACCTCAACCAAGTACATAATATCTTTCTCCGGTCTCATCGGAATCCTCTGGTCGAATCAAGGAAGATTCTCCGCCAAGGCAAAGCTCGAACTCCCCTTTAGGGTTTTCACGCTCATCTACACAACGCAGCTCTTCTTCACTCTCATCTTCGCCGCCTTCATCAACAAGATCAAACTCAACCGTTGGATTATCACCTCACTGATCTTGGCAACCGCCACCGGAGCTCTCACCTTCTCTTCCTCATTCGGCGGCGAGCCTGACGAAGCGGAGGCGAACAACGGAAGAGGCTCACTGGCTGCTCTAATCTCCAGCCTATACTTCTCTCTCCTCCTCTGTGTCATTCAAAACGTGTTCAAACGTACCAAAGCCCCAAGCTTTGCATCAGTTTACCAAGTCCTGATCATCTCCTCCCTATTGGCTACGATAAGCTCAGCCGCGGGTCTTCTCATCGAGGGCGAGCAAGACGATTTCAAGAGGGACATGAATGGTTTCTCGAAAGGGAAAGGTGCGTACGTGATGGCTTTGGTGGGTCAAGTCGTTGCGTGGCAGGTCTACTGGGCTGGGATCGTCGGACTAGTCTTCTCCGTCTCGAGCGTCTTAGCTAACGTGATCAGTGTCATTACATGGCCAATCGTGTCGGTGCTTGTGGTGATCTTCTTTGGCTACGTGAACGATGAGTTTGATGTCTTTAAAGGTGTTGCCTTGGTCACAGCCTCCTTAAGTGCGGCCGCTTATTTCTATAGGCTTCACAAAGAGAATCTTAGCTACTGACGTGGCGGCGATCTTCAAAAAGGTTACTTGTTTTGTTAAAACCGTGTTGTTTCTCTGTGTGAGTTGGTGCTAAATGTATATTTTGTCTTCACATTGTAAGTTTTGTAGTGAAATAAATATTTGGAAGTGTGTATTACTTAAAGTAACAAAAAAAAAAAATAACAACCTCATGAAAGATGCCTTTTCACATTATAGTTCAAAAGTTTTAGTCTTTACCTGTTCAAAAAGAAAAGCTCCAATTTTTACAACCTTTTTATTTTATTTTTTGTACACAAAAAAAATAATCTGATGATGCCTGTTTACTGAACCCGAGTTGTGCCTTCTTAAGTACTCCTCTTGTATTCTGGTTTAAGCTCGTAAGAATGACCACTCCTTGAATACACACAAAGCTCTTTGAGTATCTCTTTCAAGAATATCTGAAAAAAAAAAGCAAACAGAGTTTCAAGCAAGATTTAGATAACATGTAATAATGCTGTTTCTGGATACGAGTCTTAAGAAGAGAGAGCATATACCTCTGGTTGGTTGATTTTTATAACAAGCTGTCTCAGTGTCCATTTCGGTTCTCTTTCAAACAGTTGGAACATTTTTGCTTCCACCTCACTACGGTCGCTTCTAGTCCTCTTTTCCCTTCGCTTAAGCTTCTCTGTTACCTGTTTCATGAAGGCAGGAACCATATATAAGTCAAAGAACTACAAGTCATTAATTAAAGCATTACCAATGGAGGCTATCACATAACAGAACCAAAAGAGAAGAGAAGCAAAGCATTACCAATGGAGGCTTGGGCATCATGTGTTCTCCACGGCGATCATCAATAACCTTTAAGAGTGATTTCAAAGAAAGAAGTTTAACCTAATTAGCTTTTTTTTTTTTTAAATGGTATGACCAAGACTACATATTAACTTGAACATATATGGAGTTACAACAAAGAACCTGAATACGTCTATTTTCAGCCACAGGTTTCTTGTTCCTCTGGCGTAAAAGCTTTCCGTATTCTTCAATGCAATCATGGGGTCTCATATGAAGTTTATGCGTCACCGTTCCTTCCACCGCAAGCTTACCTAAATACCATGTGTAGAGTATCAAGTAATAATAATTCGAAGTATATGAAAACAGAGAAAACCAAAGAAAAAGACCAGACCTTGATTTGATTCGGAGAAGAGACTCACTGGACCAACAAAGTCTTTGGAATTGTTTACAGAATAGAGCTTCGAGATGTTACATAGCTCAGCACTAGCCATCTCCATTCTCAACTAAAACACACCGCCAAAAACCCCAATCAAACAGAATAAAGAGATGTTTGCCTGAAACACTGACCCATGCATCAAGAAGAGCAAGAATCAAGCTGAGCAAGACGCGATTCCCAAGTTCGTCTGACCTAAAACAGAACGAGGGATGTGTTATCGAATTACCTCAGGCGACAAATCTGGCATCAAGAGATCGACGGACTCTCTATACTTCGCCACAAGAACAAGTTCCTGAGAAGAAAACGAAGAAGAAAGTTGGCGCCACGCCTTGTCGACCCTTGGTGGACACTTCATTAGCAAAACCATCTCGTCGGCTTTCTCCGTTTCGAGTTCTTGAAACTCTTCCACCGCTAGTTCCATCAATCGTTCTATCTCCTCTGAAATAATCTTCTCTTCTTCATGCAGTTTCTTTCTCTGGATCTTCTTCTTCTTCGGCATTTCGGATATCCCCATTGTTTCTTGTTCTGTGAAAGCGGGAAGAGAGAGAGGTTGAGTGCCTTTATAGTTTACACGAGGCCGGCCCAACAAGAAGAGTAAGTACCTTTATAGGTTACACGAGGCCCAATAAGTCTTCTATGGTTTACTTATAGTGCGTGCCGGGGGCCTTTATTTTTGTTAAAAGATTATCCAAACACGAAAAAAGAGAGAAAAGAAAATCATTGAATTTAAAGGATCACACTTTTTCAAATGGTCGTTGTTTGATATGTAAAGAGGAACTGTTTATTTGCTTTACGAAAAGAGGGTTTTGATGAATAAAATGTCATATCAGCCCCGGTCGAATTAGGTATACAGATGTTGTGTAGGAGATGCATAAAACAAAAACCCTATGTTTTATAAATTCTATGTTCTTTTTACCTTGACCATTGACTTTTACTATGTTTCTTGACCCCTTTCATTTCTTTCAAACATAGGGCTATACTCCACATTTTCTCTAATAATTTTAAAGTAAATGCTCCTTTCACAAACCTTTTAATGGTACCAATTGAAATATATACTTCTAAAACGAAAAGAAACCCTTGTATATTAACTATTAAGCCTATATATTCACAGGGGAGGGTTGCTACTTCGAACAATCTACTAACTAGAAATTAATAAAAAAACATGTGTATATGAAAATGATCGGTTTAATCAACAACCAAGTCGATAGTCAAATCAATGCAAGTTATGTAGAGAGAAGCAGACTAGTAGCTATAGTAGATATGAAACTTATATAACATACTATCCATTTACAATTCATCCACAACAATTAGTCTTCACATGTATTGTAATGTTCTCAGACCTCATAAATGGTTTTGACGTTTTTCTTCACACTAATTAACTGTGAACTCCGATCTTCCGCAATAAGTCGCCATCTCCAAGTGAGAGAGACAAACTGTAACTACATATATCGTGTCGATCAAAGTCTCGAAGATTCATCTCCATGTAGGAACGAACGATAACTTGTAGCTATATATTGTCCATCAAAGATGAGGAACCTGATTTAATTTGTTTCATCCACTGAATTTCAAGCATGTTTTGGAATACTTGATTATGCCGACACTTGGAAAAATTATAGTTAAACTTTCGATATTTAAAAAAAAAACAATACATAGAACGATACGACTTGATTTACATAATTTAATCCACCCTTGAATTTGTTTTTCATGTTTTTGGAATAAAAGAACTAATATTTGCATAAATGTAAACATGTCTCATATGAGTTTGTGAACTGATGATGGTTTCCTGTTTAACTCTGTGGAAATTGGATTGGGCAGCATAAAAGTGAATTTCATATAAATAGATTTGAAATTGTTTGCTCAATTGAACACGAAACCTAGTTAAGTCCTGTTTAGATCCGGCAAGCAAACGGATAAACTGGAAAAAAGCAGCTTCGAGTTCAACACCAGCCAGAAAGCTAATTCATTATCAAACCCAACCCTATTCTATACAGAAGGTCTAGCTTACAAAAAATTAAAAGAATTTATAAGAAAATTAAAATGGTTGATAGAAAAGAAAGAGTTATGCTGATCGCATTGGGAAGATTAAACATTAAAAAGAACAAGCAGAAGATCAGACTTGTAACTCTGACATCAACTTAATTGTAATAATATCCTCTTTCTCAGAAGAAAATATATAATAATTAATCGATCATTTATCTCTAGAAAACGTACGATGTGCATGTTAATCAGTACTCTAACAAACCCTAGCTAGGTACGAAAGTTACCACGTTGTCCGACAACAACAAAACCCTTGAAATAATAATTTTTGGTACTGGTAGTCCTCTGATAATTATAAGAGTAATAACAAACGTTTTAAAAACATAACATTTAAATCTTAAGACCTAGGAGATGCAAAGAAGGATGTAGCGGCGGTGACAAAAGAGTTGATCGGTGCTGCAGTACTGTAAACCAAAGAAGGGTCAATTGATGCGTTATTAATATTACTCGCGGTCACACCGGTTGCAGTGGCGACTGAAGAGGCTGAGGCCAAGAGGTTAAGGTGGTGTTGAGAGGTTTCTGCGGCTATGGCAGCAGGGCTTGAACTGTAACGGTGATCATCTGACGGACCTTGGTCGTAGAGAATGCCTTTGAACACATGACCTCCGATGTTCACAGCCGTTTGATACGCATACTCTTCG
Coding sequences within:
- the LOC106343656 gene encoding probable purine permease 14 isoform X2, which codes for MAKNHQPIQTKPQVYTKQDLIALGNSNRKLNHWPTIILCIIFVITGQSIAKILENFYYDQIDHNDNHQNDGVWTQSLLQTVGFRLLLPFYIFTAKKHNQQQSPTTSDRTSTKYIISFSGLIGILWSNQGRFSAKAKLELPFRVFTLIYTTQLFFTLIFAAFINKIKLNRWIITSLILATATGALTFSSSFGGEPDEAEANNGRGSLAALISSLYFSLLLCVIQNVFKRTKAPSFASVYQVLIISSLLATISSAAGLLIEGEQDDFKRDMNGFSKGKGAYVMALVGQVVAWQVYWAGIVGLVFSVSSVLANVISVITWPIVSVLVVIFFGYVNDEFDVFKGVALVTASLSAAAYFYRLHKENLSY
- the LOC106343656 gene encoding probable purine permease 14 isoform X1 is translated as MAKNHQPIQTKPQETFVHIPVYTKQDLIALGNSNRKLNHWPTIILCIIFVITGQSIAKILENFYYDQIDHNDNHQNDGVWTQSLLQTVGFRLLLPFYIFTAKKHNQQQSPTTSDRTSTKYIISFSGLIGILWSNQGRFSAKAKLELPFRVFTLIYTTQLFFTLIFAAFINKIKLNRWIITSLILATATGALTFSSSFGGEPDEAEANNGRGSLAALISSLYFSLLLCVIQNVFKRTKAPSFASVYQVLIISSLLATISSAAGLLIEGEQDDFKRDMNGFSKGKGAYVMALVGQVVAWQVYWAGIVGLVFSVSSVLANVISVITWPIVSVLVVIFFGYVNDEFDVFKGVALVTASLSAAAYFYRLHKENLSY
- the LOC106344469 gene encoding transcription initiation factor IIF subunit beta-like; protein product: MGISEMPKKKKIQRKKLHEEEKIISEEIERLMELAVEEFQELETEKADEMVLLMKCPPRVDKAWRQLSSSFSSQELVLVAKYRESVDLLMPDLSPELRMEMASAELCNISKLYSVNNSKDFVGPVSLFSESNQGKLAVEGTVTHKLHMRPHDCIEEYGKLLRQRNKKPVAENRRIQVIDDRRGEHMMPKPPLVTEKLKRREKRTRSDRSEVEAKMFQLFEREPKWTLRQLVIKINQPEIFLKEILKELCVYSRSGHSYELKPEYKRST